The segment GTTGCAGGGGCGGCGGGAGCTTCTTGGCGAAATAGGCGACATTCATGTGCAGGTTGAGCCGGTAGCCGGCGGCTGCGCCGATGAATGTCAAGACGATCGTCAGCAGCACCGCCATCGGCTCCGGCCACGAAGCCGCGCTGTTGAGGACGTAGCGCGTGAATACCGCCCAGGGGATCACCGCGGAGATCGCGACCAGCGCGATGCAGCCGACGATCACGCACAACAAATAGAGAAAATCCATCGCTCGGCGAAACAGTGCGGCCATCCGCGTTTCCTGCTCTGTCAGTGGTTTAAGTTGTCGAGGCCGAAGCGCGACGAGTGCTCATCGCGCTTCGGCTCTTTTCGAGCATCCTCTAGAGCGCTTGGATGCGCTGGATCGTGGCCTGGTATTTCGGGCCGTATTTGTCCCAGACCGGCTTGACCGCGTCCTGGAATGGTTTCTTGTCGGCGATCTCGACGATTTCGCAGCCAGCGGCCTTGGCCTTCTCCATCGCCGTCGTCTCGTACTTCTTCCACAGCTCGCGCTCCTCGAGCTGGGCTTCGCGCGCGAACTTCTTGATCAGCGCTTGGTCGTCGGCCGACAGTGCTGTCCAGGATCGCTTCGAGAAACAGAGGATCTCAGGGATCACGAGGTGCTCGGTCAGCGAGTAATATTTTGCGGCGGTGTAGTGGTTGCTGAACACGTAGCTCGGCGGATTGTTTTCAGCGCCGTCGATCACGCCTGTTTGCAGCGACGAGAACACCTGGTCGTAGCCCATGGCGATGCCGTTGCCGCCGAGCGAGTTGACCATGTCGATGAAGATCGGATTGCCGATGACGCGAAGCTTCAGGCCCTTGACGTCGGCGATCGACTTGATCGGATGTTTGGTGTTGTAGAAGCTGCGCGCGCCCGAATCCATCCAGCACAGTCCGACCAGGTTCGCGTTCGGGCTCGCGGTGATCTTGTCGAGCAATTCCTGGCCGATGTCGCCGTCCATCATCTTCCAGGCTTGCGCTATGTTCTTGAACAGGAAGGGCATGTTGACGACGTTGATGTCGTCGACGATTGGCCCGACCGCGCCTGCACTGACGCGCAGCATCTGGATCGCGCCAATCTGTGTCTGCTCGATCGTCTCCTTCTCGGCGCCGAGTTGCGCGGAGGGATAGGTCTGGATCGAGAGCCGGCCTTGCGTCGCATCCGACAGCTTCTTGCCCATGCTCTCGACGGCGGCGACCGTCGGATAGCCGACCGGCTGCACGTCGGCAGCCTTGAACACGGCTTTGGTCTGGGCGCGGCCCGACGAGATCGGAGCCAGCGTGGCTGCTCCAAGTCCGGCGCCAAGTCCGGCGCTCAATTTGATGAAATCACGGCGTCTCATGGTAGTCCTCCCTCATTGCTTCGTTGGTGTGCGTCGTTGTTTGACCGCGGTCCGGTTATTCCGTGCTTGCGAAAAACTCCGGATTGGTATGTTGCGTTTCCGAGATGTCGCGGAGCAGGCGATCGAGATGCTTCTCCATCGCGATTCCCGCGCGTTGCGGATCGTGCGCTTCGATCGCCGCGAGGATCGGCTCGTGCTCGGCGATCACCTGTGTCATGCGTCCGACGACCGGCAGCG is part of the Bradyrhizobium commune genome and harbors:
- a CDS encoding TRAP transporter small permease; this encodes MAALFRRAMDFLYLLCVIVGCIALVAISAVIPWAVFTRYVLNSAASWPEPMAVLLTIVLTFIGAAAGYRLNLHMNVAYFAKKLPPPLQRALDIFVQLLMALIALFMVIWGESLVEITWHNSIADFPSLSVGVTYLPIPIGGVCLLLFVIERIFLGVPPDPIGKHSEPAAFE
- a CDS encoding TRAP transporter substrate-binding protein, which produces MRRRDFIKLSAGLGAGLGAATLAPISSGRAQTKAVFKAADVQPVGYPTVAAVESMGKKLSDATQGRLSIQTYPSAQLGAEKETIEQTQIGAIQMLRVSAGAVGPIVDDINVVNMPFLFKNIAQAWKMMDGDIGQELLDKITASPNANLVGLCWMDSGARSFYNTKHPIKSIADVKGLKLRVIGNPIFIDMVNSLGGNGIAMGYDQVFSSLQTGVIDGAENNPPSYVFSNHYTAAKYYSLTEHLVIPEILCFSKRSWTALSADDQALIKKFAREAQLEERELWKKYETTAMEKAKAAGCEIVEIADKKPFQDAVKPVWDKYGPKYQATIQRIQAL